A segment of the Aureliella helgolandensis genome:
GACACCCATTAGATTCAACGCGCTGCGAACGCGACGCTTCCATAGATTATGAGCCGCCATGATGAGGATATCGCGTGCGCGCATCAATGGGTCCGTTCAGGAGGTTGGAGTGGAGACGGTGTGGAATCCGCAGGGCAGATTCGGCCATCGCTCATGCGAATCGTACGGCGGCAAGTCCGTCGAGCCACGTCGTCGTCGTGGGTTACGAGCAGGAGGGTTGTCCCCTGCTCTTCACATAGTTTGCTGAGGAGCGAAACGATATCGTCCGATGTGGCGGAATCGAGATTTCCCGTCGGCTCATCGGCTAGGACGAGCTGTGGGGCATGGATCAGCGCCCGAGCGATGGCCACCCGCTGTTGCTCCCCACCAGAGAGTTGGTAGGGGTGATGGGTGAGGCGGTGGGAGAGGCCAACTTGTGCCAGCGCCTCGCGGGCACGCGCTTGGCGCTGCTGCCGATGG
Coding sequences within it:
- a CDS encoding ABC transporter ATP-binding protein is translated as MPAAAIVAQSLSKNYGGTDVVWAVKDLSLRVERGERVAIVGKSGSGKSTLLNLLAGMDHPTAGELTVAGRNLHQSTHQEMARYRLETVGVVFQAFQLIPQRTALQNVELPLLLAGIHRQQRQARAREALAQVGLSHRLTHHPYQLSGGEQQRVAIARALIHAPQLVLADEPTGNLDSATSDDIVSLLSKLCEEQGTTLLLVTHDDDVARRTCRRTIRMSDGRICPADSTPSPLQPPERTH